The Elusimicrobiales bacterium nucleotide sequence GCAGGAAACTGCCGGCCTCGGTTACGCCCAGATGAAGCGGAATGCCGGATTTTTCCGCGAACAGGCGGTTGGCAAGCAGGGTACGCTCCGCATCGTCGGCTTTGAGCGAGACCACAATGTCCCGGAGGCCGAATTCCTCCAGCAGGGCGGCCTGCTCCAGCGCCTCTTTGACCATTGTGCGCGCCCATTTTTCCGGCGTCCATCCAGGGCGTCCGGATATTTTTTTCAGCGCGCGCAGCGAACCGGCGTTTACTCCGATTCTAACAGGCACGCCCGCCGCGCGGCAGGCTTGGGCGACTGCGCGCACATTCTCCCTTCCGCCGATATTGCCGGGGTTGATGCGGATTTTATCTACCCCCCGGCGCACTGCTTCCAGCGCAAGGCGGTAATCAAAATGGATGTCCGCCACCAGCGGGACGGTTATGGCGCGTTTTATCCTGCCGAGGTTTTGCGCCGCCTCCATATCGGGGACGGCGACGCGGATTATCTCGCAGCCGGCCTCTTCAAGCCGACGGGACTGGGCGATGACCGCCTTTATATCCCGCGCGTCCGCGCTGCACATG carries:
- the ispG gene encoding flavodoxin-dependent (E)-4-hydroxy-3-methylbut-2-enyl-diphosphate synthase; translation: MRKTRAVSVGKVKIGGGAPVSVQSMCSADARDIKAVIAQSRRLEEAGCEIIRVAVPDMEAAQNLGRIKRAITVPLVADIHFDYRLALEAVRRGVDKIRINPGNIGGRENVRAVAQACRAAGVPVRIGVNAGSLRALKKISGRPGWTPEKWARTMVKEALEQAALLEEFGLRDIVVSLKADDAERTLLANRLFAEKSGIPLHLGVTEAGSFLPGAVKSAIAISALLSEGIGGTIRVSLTEPPETQVRCAFEILKALGLRKYGPDIISCPTCGRCRVNVHDTVSRLEKAVYSDSKLRRKAQGLKIAVMGCAVNGPGEARDADFGIAGGDGEGVWIEKGEIKRKLPQRGWLGAIISRIKKS